In the Brettanomyces nanus chromosome 1, complete sequence genome, AGATCGGCATAACGGAGTGAAGAACTAATTCAGGAGAGAGAGATGCCAAGGCAGCGATCACTAGGAGTAACTTGTTCTGCACCTGTGGAGAATCGGACGATCTAATAGAGGACACAATAATGTCCGCCCTAATAGCAGAGGTATTATCAATAGATAGTTGTGATTCCTTCATGGTATTGATAACATTCAACATACACGAAGCCAAAGTTTCCTGTGAGTATAGAACTGGAAGCTTTCCGTCCATACTCAAAGtttcaagatcatccaagatggtgaaaagaaacttcaacaagtcGAGAGAAGGCTTAAAGGTTTGCTTGGAGCtgaagaaaaatagaaGGTCCAAAAGAATAGTAACTTTCCTCAAGTGTAGGTTAGCCAAGCTGGAAACCTCCGTCTCCTTCATAGCCTGTCTAGCTGAAGCGGAGgaccttcttcttctctttggtaCATTATTCTGCGGCTGTGATGAAGACGTGCCCACGACAGATCCTTTTAGCAACTGAACAAATATAGCATCTGACAACTGAAGATTTTCAAGCAACTCTAGAGGGTCGTATTTCACAGCAGAATCATCCTTCAAGCCATCCTCTAATAGATAGCTGATAATTCGTATTTGGTGCTCGAATTTCAATGTAGGGAAAATCTGAACAAGCCTGTGCTGAGATACAGATGCCAAATGTTCAAATGGAGAAAccaaagcttcttcaagaagagtAAGGGCTGACAGattattttccttttcacgCACCAGTTCTATAATCTGCAATTCAAAGACATCAAAGTCAGACGAAGTTACTTCacacttttctttccattgaGATCTTTCCTTTAGATAGCTGGACAGCAAATCTGAAAACAATTCAGAAGGACTGGAAGCACCTTTAAGAGATAAACAACCCGCGGAAGTGATCTTGAGCAATTTGGCCTTGATATCAGGCACGTCAACTATAGTGGTATGCGATGCAAAAAAGGCCAAAACCATTTGAGCTAACTTCTTACTACCTATTATACTGTGGAAGGATTGAAGCAATGATTCCGCATCCAACTTGAATAGCTGCTTATTAATCAGCAATTTGGAGATAAAAATGGAGCCGTCCTTTGGGGAGATCATGGCCACGTTAGCAGAACCATACATATGTTCGAGTAGTATTCTCTTAGCATTCGATTTCGGTCTGGAGTGTATAACCTCAAGAACATCGACAGCTTGAGATCTCATCTTAGGGTTAGGATCCAAGAAAAGGGTACATAAGACAGGCAAAATCGAGTAAACAAAAACAGTCGGGTCCAAGCCctcaatcaatttcttgagcTGTCCTAAAGAGTTGATTCTTCCCCTAATCGGGATCTGAGATCCAGAAGCGACACGGAGCAAGAATGAAATACGCTGATCGacatctttgaaggatgtATCCAAAAACAAGCCTTCGGATTGGACTTGAATGGATCTAAGGTAAATGCTTTGTAAATCATGGAACGAAGTATTAATTACGCTATCAGATGATAAGAAAGTGGCAACATCGGTCTTATGATCCTCAAATAGGCTAAGTAGGTCCACATCAGACTCAGTTTCATCATCTATGCTGACCGTAACACTATCTCCGCTATCCTGCTGGCTTAGGTCTTCAATGTCTTCCACCAGGAGAAGAGTGGATTGAACCAGCATCTCCAAATTCTCAACCGACATTTTGGACTGATTGAGGACTGACAAGAACTGTTGCTTATCCTGATCTATtaaaaacttcaaaaaagacaCGAATTCCTGTCCGCCACTGGAAGAATCCCGCACATGCGTAATGATATCGGTTTCCAACAATTGTAGTTGCTTTTTGGTGAAGTGGAAGTCGAATCTCAACGAGTCAAACACAGAAGATTCAATACTCTTCCCAGCAATAATTAAGGCCCGTAAATAGGAGGTAACAAACTTGTTGCTGTAACGGGTGAACCTAATCAAGTGTAAATAGTCTGAACCAGGCGAGAGAAGCTCTTTAGGAAGTCCATTAACAGTGGATGACCGAAGTGGAGCTAGTGAATCTGACTGGATATTCTGATACAATTTGAGGATGCAGCGGAAGGAGGCAATGGAAAGATCTCCGTCAAAAGATAATATAATTGTGTCTATTGAGGCCATGATAACTTCTCTTGACAAGGGAACTGCAGAAGACACCGCCGACAATATAGTGAAAGCACTGACACAGCTCTCCTGATCCTTAGAGACCATTAAAGTACTAGTGGACTCCAAAGacaaagaaataaaatcagCTAGATGATCAGAATTACTCGAAGCTAGCGAAGCCAAACCGGACACAGTCATGACAACGAAAAAAACAAGTTGCTTTCTGTATTGGTTGTGATGGGCCACCTCCTGGTTGATGAACTTTGAAtaaagattgaagaaatcaatgtcGCTGAATGACCTTGTGATTGTGGTTCTGGCAGGACACCTTTGGGCTTTTTTGAAGCCGGAAAGCCATTGAAATATCATTGGTAGCTTCGGAATCACATaaagaattctttcaaagattgGCTGATCAAAATAAGGTAAAGCAGTCAAAAGCAAAAACTCCGAATTGTATACATTCATGCTAAAACGTCTCAAAGGCCATTCTGCAGCCTTAACTGAAATAGCGAGATGCCAGTAGGGTGCAAGGAGCGATAAAAACACATTGATGGTCTTATCTATATTCTTATTTTGTTCCTTTGTTTGGGTCAGCCGATCAATGCTCACAGACAAGTCACTGAAAATAGTATCCCTAAATCTAGAGAATCTCTTATCAAGTGTCTGCAATTTCTGAAGGGCTTCCAAAGACTCCGCAAAGATTGATTCATAATCCTGCGTAGCAGCATAATGTGGATCATATAGGAATGAGATCGAATGAAGCTCGGATCTTCTATTTCTGTCCAACGCAACATCATGAGCTTCTTGAGATATATGTGCCAACTGATCTGCTAACGACATACTTGAAAGCTGTTTGAATTTATGACAAACAACACACTGCTACAATTGAATGAAGAAATTAACACTGGTcctgaaaattttcaattttttttttttcaattttttcaatttttctttcttttttttcacttttggCTTGAGAGATTTCATCAGTATTCTCGAGATCTCTACAATATGACCCTTTCTGGCtagcaaaaaaaagaaagctaAGAGTTTATTCACTTAAATATACAAGTATGCGGACTATCtatcaaatttgaattgTTCGTTGGCGGAACACCACAGCTCCCTGCTCAGTTGGGAACCAGCAACCAACGAGAATTCTCCTTCAGCCCCAAGATATCTTGATGAGAGATTCTGACCTGTATTAGTGACGGTCCCTAgattttttctctctcctAATGTAGATTTCGAATATCGTTCAATTGCCTCCATCACTGGCATTTTGCTGAACATAACCATATTCCGAAGATTCTTAGTGATTTCTTCGTAAATATTTCTTCTAGTAATACCTACTTTTGACCAGATTGCGAGGAGTTGGGAGTTCTTAACGCTTAGGGAATACTCTTTTGATTCTTGGACAAGAGATTCAATGGAATCTTCTAGCACAGACTCTTTGCCTTGGCTGCTTGAATCATCAGCGGTAGCATATCTGAGCCAGGCATCACCGGCATCTCGATTCGTATCTATCATATCCTTGATAGCTAGTTGACGTTGTTGAGTTCGCATTGGCACAGGCTCAACGTCTGTAGCCGAGCTTACCGAAACACCGCGATTAATATGAAGATCCAGAGTCAATTCATCGTCACCAATAATATTGATCtctctttcatcatcatcgctTTCGGCATCACTTGAAACCGAGTCTGCAGCAGATAAAGCTAACGACATCGAGGATTCATCGGTCCCGGTTCTGTGGGTAAGTGGAACATTCAAGGATAAATTATCAGTTCCAGAGGAGTGCTCTTTGGTAGAGTCTACGCCATTTTGGTGACCAACCTGCGCAATTAAAGTATCATGCGGCACCGAGCCTTGATAATAGTTGATCTTCGAAACTGACGATGCAAATGCTGGATTATTagattcttcaacaccGGAAATCAGTATGGACTTTCTATGCTCTATGTTTTGCCCAATGTCCTTGAGCATTACACCATTGGTGATGACTATAGGATTCTGCGAATTAGAGCTTCTTTCAGATTTCTTGGTTATTTTGGAACTCCCTTGATCTATAAGCGAGAGTGACGGTGAGAGTTTATACGGAAATGGCTTGTTAGAAATTGTGGAATCAAATATGTAGGCTCTCATAGAAGGGGTCATTGTCTGCGGGACTTTAGTTTCATCGTATGGGTTGGTGAATCTAGTACCTTTCTCTGGATATTTATGGTTAGAGTCATACATATCCATCAATACAGATATACTATGCCTTTTACTTTGATTCAGAGGTAACGAATCCGTGTTACAGTCCTCAGAACTCAagggagaaaaaaaagcgGAGGATTGCCTCTTCAGTGGATGATCTCGTCGTGGAATATTGGGATTCGATGCTGGCATCTGCAATGAAATAGATCTAGTGAATGGAATATTCTTTCGAAATTTGAACCTGTTGGGAATTTGATAATGTCTTCCCCTTGTTTGATCAGCTAAAGTAGTAGCATTCATAGCTGCCCTTGCAGTAGCACCAACGGGATCTTGACATTGGTTTTTGAAATTGCTAGTATTAAATGGTTTGACATTTGTATTGTAACAGACTGATGGATCACCCTTGTTCCTTAATGAATCCTTGACCAAATCACTTGAGCTATCACAGAGTAGTTTCTCCGAGAGATCAACAGAAGCATTCATCTCGACagaaaagttgaataaAAGCGACAGCTATATGATCTGAGGACATCGAAGCCGGCAACAAGAATACAGAGAGAAGTAAATAGATAACAacaataaagaagaaatattGCCGATTATAAACAATTTCTTGACCATAAAAATTCTACTTCAATCGATTACCTCTTATCGCCATGCCGTAGTCCACATGCAGTTGCGCTATCAGTAATGTAGGCATTTTGCTGCACAAGCAAACCTGAGAAGATTTGAcgtcttttttttgttcttttcttttctttctgcttaTCTTTTACTTTCTTAAAACTTAGATATCATCGTTGTCTTAATATTGAACCTTTAATCCCattactttcttcttaacaTTATACCTATATCAACATCTATCTCGCTCTCTTCTGAGAAATAAGTGTTCTCCTGATCCACAGATCAAACTGAGCCGCTCGCACTGCCGTCAAGCATTTCATTGGTTACCGAGCCGTACCTCGAAGCTTATCTTATCAAGCGGAAAATCTCAATGCacgaaaaagaaaatgaaattCAAATAGGAATTGAGGGTTTCTATTGACCCTAATAAGTAATTGTAGTAGATACTATAAAGCTTCTTAGTTGTATATTTGAATCGGTGGAAGCTTGTCAGCTTTGTAAAACCAATTCGAGCCCTCCACCTCCTTTTTAAGCCATTTAGATGGAAACTTAACTACCCTACCTTTAATTAGTCCGAGAAGCTTTTTTGCAGTTTCGTAATCATACACTGACATCGAACCATAATTACCAACAAGTCCTCCACCAAACATCATAGGCCCCATACCACCAGAAAGACTTCCGGCCCTTTGGAATCTGTCCAGCTCGGTCATCCGGGCTCTCCGCAtagttcttctctttaaaTCCAGCAATGACTCTTTACTTTCACTTTTATCTTCAGAGCTTTCAAAATGCACTTGTGCAGAGTCAGAAGATCCTGGCATAGAGTCAGAAGCTCCATCCTGATTCAAGTTACCTTCAAAAATGACCTCGTCATCCCCCTCATAGGTTGGATatttatcatcaacatcgCTTTCATTATACCCGCGTTCTAACTTTTGATTCTCCATAAAAGCCTGCTTAAGCTCTTGAAATCGCTTATACTCTTTCCAGATCAGAACCGAGTCATCTGGCTGAACATGAAATACCATTTCATAAAGCATAGTGTTTCTAATTGATTGCGGCATCCACATCCCTTCAAAAAAGTCAATGTCTAATGGATCCTCAAAGGAGTAAGGATCCACAAAATCAGTCACAGTCTGAGGTAAAATATTCTTATCAATCTCCttaatttcatcatcactcAAAGTCGTTGCCGGGATCGACTCCAATTTGATATCTCTAGCGGTAGCACTATTTCTCTCTGCATCCTCTGGAGATGGCGACGTCTGCTCCCGAGCGTCATATGCCTTCTTAGACTCTAATTTTTGCATGTAAAAGAGTCTCTTCAACATAACCCAACGCTCTCTATTGAGTTCATCGATGGAAAcattttcatcctcttcgttGAGGAATTCAATGACATCTTCGTAGTAAGGTAAAAGACCATCCTCACTAGCCGCTTCCGCTGCCTTTCGAAGGAAACTGTTAACTTTGGCTTTAGAATCAACGTAGAAATCAGATTGATATTTGTCCTCACCATAACCCAAAACATCACTTCTATGTTCGGGAGTAGTGACTCTTGTATCGGTGGAAAAAGGCTTTCGATCTCTGATTCCGATATTTTCCTTACTAGCACGATGGTTAAACGAATAAATGTAAGGtatatcatccaaattaTTGCTGTTGTCATTCACATCGATAACGCCAAATGACTCCTGCATCTTTTCAGAAAGTGGCCCTCCGGCTGAGGAATTCTTGGTGAGAATCGACTTAAACTTCTCAGTACCGTCATATTCTTTCAACAAATATCTGGTTCCTAACTCTATCATCGCTGAGAGTCTGTTATCGCCGTGCTGCGCACCTTTCAATGTTGAGGCTGTGAGACCAAGATCAGTACTAGCAAATGATTCAATTTCCGAAAACCGTCTCTCCACCATATCTAATAAGTCAACGTCAACCCCAAGGTGCTCTCTCATTAGTCGCATCCTCAAGGTGTGAGCAAATTTCCCGACTTTATACTTCTTGCCATCCATATAACTATTAATCATATCTTTGTCTCTAACAATAGCACAAACCTCTGAATCTCGTGTACCCCTCATGGATCTCTCATTGATATTGGCAGATCCAATAATAGCAGTACGATCGTCCACTATCATCGCTTTAGCGTGAATATACAACTGTTCTGTCACCAATAACTTCTTTCTGCCGATCATACCCCACCTTCTCAACGAATAGAATTGAATATAATCTTCCGGAATTATACCGAGCTTCCGTAATTTGGCATAAATAGAACTTTCCCCCATAGAAATGGACATATACTGACATCTTGTAATAAGTCTCACGGATGAACCGTCGTGGTTATCGACTTCACTTGCAAATCCGGGCAGTAAGGGAATCATAATGACTGCTTTCCATGTCTCTTTATCCTTATGAGCACGTATAATTCTATCAACTAGAGCATCACCTATACGATTCATAACCATGACACCATCAACCTCGCATGATGTAatgaagaattgattcTCTATGTACACAAAGTGTTCACTAGTCTCAATACATTTCATATATGCATTTTGAACACTTTGTTCGTGCTTTTGAAGGCCAAGAGACCACGAACACGACGACCTCAACAATTGTATTTCACAGGTACCTTTAAAGTGGAATCGATCCAATTCCTCTTCAGTGAAGTCGCGAGGGGGAAGTAATAATGGCGTCAAACGCGAAGGCCTCTTTTGACGTAGCAAATAATTCCAACGCTGAACGAAATGACGAGATAGATCTCTGGCCGGCTGTCCACAAGTCACCATATGAACATCATGCCATGGCATTCTTGGAGTTGTCTCCCGATCACACATATCTTGGAATGGATGATGTAAATCGAAGAAATCACCAACTCTTGGGTTCGAATAATCTTTACCTGGAAAAACTTGACACGACGCATGCCCGACCTTGGAAGGAGAAGACGCCTGTGCTTGGAAAGCGTACGGATGATCATCTATTAAGGTATGATCCGGAGTATCCCACCTACCATAGCAGATATCAATACCACCAAGGAAGCAAACCGTCTGGTCAACGATTAACAACTTCTCATGATGAGCCCAAAAGTAGACATTTTGCATCCATTGATTCGGCGATCTCATGACATGAATGTTGGGATGAAGATCTAATAACGAATGCTTGGTCCAAAGCGAATCAGTTATAACCGTGTTAATCACATTTCTATAGACAATGACAAATATCTTCACACCTTGTTCGGCTTTCCGTTTTAAGATTCTATCAATCCTCCACTCCTGGTTTCCATCTGGAGGTCTTCTCATGTATAATTCAGGAGTTAGCCACCAATCATGAATAAATATAACATCTTTGGCCATTTCCATagctgaagaagcagcCCACATGTAATCTCGGGCATCAACAAACCATTGAGCAAAGCAATCCGTTCTAATAGGAGCAAAGCTTTCAAATCTATGTGGCTTACTCCACTCAGACTGGGACATCATCTCGTAAATAGACAGACACCAATTTTTTAGCTCCTTGGCAGACTTCGACATAACACTTAACTTTCTCTCGGAGTTTTCAAGGGTCATTGAAAAATAcggattctttcttcttatagCAAAATCACTAGGCACTGTGccgtcatcttcttcatcactgGACTCTGAATCGGCCTGCATTTGTTCTTTCAGAAAATCCGAAACATTTGTACCTTTAGATAGTTCAGCAAAACCAAAAAGAGACATCTTGAAACTGgaatcaacaagaaaaacATCCAAAGGTGTCGTCGAGTTAATATCAGACACATACATGATATAACTGTGTCCAACAATGAACCATTTAGAGGTGTGTCTCACAACCATAGCTTTGAAATCTCTGTATTTCAAGTGGCCAACTTTCCAACCTTGTGCCTTTGCGGTAGTTTTGATAAACAAGTATCcctctttccttttctcgACATTTTCCTTATCGAGTAGGATGCTTATCGGTGACAATTCAAAAAACTGAAGAAGTCTCGTAGACTCGGTACGCAAAAGTAAGCACTTTATTAGCTCATCGAAATACTGCTGAAGACCCTCTCTTAAGCTATAGCCCTTCCTTGGTGCTCCACCTCTATTAAACTTAAGAAAAGCACGTTTCCAAGCATTGGAAATGTTGGATATGATAGAAGAGCCTGAATGAGTAGACGCCGCACCAtcagaagatattgaagagtcAATAGATCGTAGGGCAGTTACATACGACTCGTCAGCAGGGGTACCAacttctcttgaagaagatgacaaaTGATGGGCATGACCATTCTCAGAATTATAAGAAGTAAAGTCAGTAGATTGCCGCAATGGTGATGAAATTTCGGTAGGTGTATGCAATGGGGAATGCATTTCAGAAGTGGAAGAATAATTGCGACTATCCTTTAGCTTGGGAAACTTAGGAATCTTTATGACCCTTTTCTCTGTACCTTTGAATAGCACATTGGTTTGTAACACCTGAATCCTGAGCTTATTGTGAAAACTCATCAACTGCTTATAATCTTTAAGAAGAGTCCATCTTAGAACATCATTTCCTAAGCCGTATTCCAGATACAACTTGAaaactcttcttttggaatgCTTACTTCTAGTAACTTCAGTAATAGAAAGTgacaagaaagagagtAGAAGCGGAACTTTTCTCTGACTATGCTCATCGTTAAGAAAATATGAAGAGGTAAACAAAACCTCTGGGTATCCAGCAGTCAAAGAGGTAATAATGAAGTCCATCTTTTCCTGATTCTTGTAATCCAACTCCTGAATGGAATCCTTGAATACCATGGTGGACCTTCTCCTATTATTTCTGTTGTCATCACCTCTTGCCTTTTTAAAACCCCTGAGTAGCCTGCTTTGGAACCGATGTGATTCCTCGGAGTTGACCCCACTGTTAAAGTGATGGTGAAGGTACTTGGAGAGTTGCTGTTGTAATTGCTGAAGTTGTTGAGAACGCTGTGTACTTTCCCCACCTTTACCATTTTCGGCATTTTCATCCACTGTACTATTTCTTCCCccatcttcaacatcttctgcatcttctgcaCCCTgaatatccttcaaatgCCTAAATAGCGACAAAAAATCTTGATGCTTCGGAATATTCAAGCTTGCTCCCTTCTTTGGGGTTTCCGATGTATCATCAACACGCTCTTCTACTCTGCCTGTATCCTCAGCATTACCAAAATCCATAAATGAATCATTGGGTACTTCCTCACCTTGACTAAACGAAGGAAAATCGTGGGTATCGTCAGGTTCCATAATAGCTATGTGACTTTTGTCTACAGAGTGGCCCTGTTGGTGAGAGCTGACAGAATCAACAGAACAAACACTATTCTTATGGCCATTTCCATTACCATTGAGAGCAtgtttcatttcttctgaagCCTCTACCATTATTCAGTATACTATGAAAAGTAATAAAGTTATGATGAatcaaaacaaaaaaaagatagCCTTGTCCAACAAACGAGGTTCAGAAACGTAAATAATAATCAATCAGTTTACATTgtctttcaaaaattcGCTGAGACGGATCTAAATGGTGGATAAAGGTTTAATTTATTAACTAAATACAGTGCTTAATATATACAAGAAAATATCATGGGATTCACAGATGTTCAAATCCTCTTGTCTAAATaactcttcaactctttggaTACATCTCCTTTTATTTTGATCGTCTTGCTTTGCATTACGCATGTGAAATTCTGCTTTGGAATCTGAGGTAAGAGCTCTTGAATGTCATTTCTAAGCTGGACTATATCTCCCTGCACCCTTTTAATTTCGGTGTAAACTGCCTGACTCTTAATAGTTTTATACACGGGTAGATTTCCGTAGGAGCTTCTTTCGAGAAAATATTTGCGCTTTGAACCACCACCAACGTTAAGATCTGTCGGTAAAATCTGGTCCAAAGATGGAATGATTTTTCTGATTCTTAGAGCCGTTGATTcggccaaagaagaattaaaTCGTATTCCAATTCTTGAATAGTTCAACAACATGGTGATACTATGGACAATTAGGTTCGGAAAGGTAACAAGAGCTTAAGCATTCGAAATTCCTTCTTACTGCgctttatttttttccccatctcttttccttatGGACCGTCGCGTCTACAGTCGATGAGTCTAACCACCTGGTGAGGGAGCAAAGCGACTTTTTTCCCCATATATGGAGAGACAGGATAAGAAACCCTTTTACACATTTCATGATAAACACTTTGGCAAGGCTACTATAGAGAACTATGTGTACACCAAGAGTAAGTAATTTTTTAATTTCTATTGACACACTCTTCCTACTAACCGCTGAAGTTAATTTTATTGGTCCGTCATGGAGAATCCCAAGGCAACAGGGACAAAACAGTCAATAGGTACATACCCAACCATAAGGTTCCATTAACCGAGCATGGACATCACCAGGCTCGTGAAGCTGGAAAGGTTTTGAAAAGCATTcttaaagatgatgatactgtCTGCTTCTACACCTCACCCTATATGAGGGCCAGACAGACCACCGTTGATATTATCGATGGCATCAAGGATACGGGCATCAAGTATAAAGTTTATGAGGAGCCACGAATGAGAGAGCAAGATTTTGGAAACTTCCAGAGCACTTCAGACGAGATGCAACAAATGTGGGTAGAAAGAGCCAAATACGGACATTTCTTCTATAGAATCCCACATGGTGAAAGCGCTGCAGATGTCTATGATCGTTGTGCATCATTTAATGCTTCTCTATTTCGCCAGTTTAGTCAGGATTCATTTCCATCTgtattggtattggtaACGCACGGAATATGGGCACGTGTTTTTCTTATGAAGTGGTTCCGTTGGAAAGTCGAGTACTTTGAGGATCTTCAGAACGTTCCTCATTGCAGCTGGATAGTGATGCAGAAAAACGAGAATGACCAACGTTATACACTGAAGACCCATATGACCACATGGAGTGAACTGAAAGATCCACAGAGAATAGAGAGAATGAGAGAAGATACAtctgaagaattgaagtTCAATTCAAATGGAAGACTCAGCGATAACGAAATGAATAGGGTGGTCGATGCAACAGTAAAAGTCAAAGAGGAACAAGTAAGAAACGCATTGGAGACCAGGAAATTGTATGAACAATTTTGCGAATGTAGTAAAAATGGGTGTTCGAATCAAGAGGAGGATGGATTGACATAAATAGAGAAAGGAGCTGTCATTATCATATTATATAATATTTAAAAGTCTCGCTTAATGGAGATACATTTTCAACCAGCAACAAACCGGCGGAATCTCAGATCAGACAGATACAGCCTATAAGGATATCCCTCCTATtggggaaaaaaaaagtgattTTGAACGAGAGAAtcaaaaatggaaaggGCATCATCGGTGCTTACTGTAACGGTGGGTCATCTTAAGGTAAGGTTAACCGTGCTCCGGCTCGCGGGTGAAAGTTACCGCacaataaaataaaaaggaaagagtGCGGTAGAAAGACACCTAATTATGTTGCGGGCAGCGCGGCGCCTGGAAATGGAATTGAGAAACTCCGGCTGCC is a window encoding:
- a CDS encoding uncharacterized protein (BUSCO:EOG093401LW), which encodes MQASEEMKHALNGNGNGHKNSVCSVDSVSSHQQGHSVDKSHIAIMEPDDTHDFPSFSQGEEVPNDSFMDFGNAEDTGRVEERVDDTSETPKKGASLNIPKHQDFLSLFRHLKDIQGAEDAEDVEDGGRNSTVDENAENGKGGESTQRSQQLQQLQQQLSKYLHHHFNSGVNSEESHRFQSRLLRGFKKARGDDNRNNRRRSTMVFKDSIQELDYKNQEKMDFIITSLTAGYPEVLFTSSYFLNDEHSQRKVPLLLSFLSLSITEVTRSKHSKRRVFKLYLEYGLGNDVLRWTLLKDYKQLMSFHNKLRIQVLQTNVLFKGTEKRVIKIPKFPKLKDSRNYSSTSEMHSPLHTPTEISSPLRQSTDFTSYNSENGHAHHLSSSSREVGTPADESYVTALRSIDSSISSDGAASTHSGSSIISNISNAWKRAFLKFNRGGAPRKGYSLREGLQQYFDELIKCLLLRTESTRLLQFFELSPISILLDKENVEKRKEGYLFIKTTAKAQGWKVGHLKYRDFKAMVVRHTSKWFIVGHSYIMYVSDINSTTPLDVFLVDSSFKMSLFGFAELSKGTNVSDFLKEQMQADSESSDEEDDGTVPSDFAIRRKNPYFSMTLENSERKLSVMSKSAKELKNWCLSIYEMMSQSEWSKPHRFESFAPIRTDCFAQWFVDARDYMWAASSAMEMAKDVIFIHDWWLTPELYMRRPPDGNQEWRIDRILKRKAEQGVKIFVIVYRNVINTVITDSLWTKHSLLDLHPNIHVMRSPNQWMQNVYFWAHHEKLLIVDQTVCFLGGIDICYGRWDTPDHTLIDDHPYAFQAQASSPSKVGHASCQVFPGKDYSNPRVGDFFDLHHPFQDMCDRETTPRMPWHDVHMVTCGQPARDLSRHFVQRWNYLLRQKRPSRLTPLLLPPRDFTEEELDRFHFKGTCEIQLLRSSCSWSLGLQKHEQSVQNAYMKCIETSEHFVYIENQFFITSCEVDGVMVMNRIGDALVDRIIRAHKDKETWKAVIMIPLLPGFASEVDNHDGSSVRLITRCQYMSISMGESSIYAKLRKLGIIPEDYIQFYSLRRWGMIGRKKLLVTEQLYIHAKAMIVDDRTAIIGSANINERSMRGTRDSEVCAIVRDKDMINSYMDGKKYKVGKFAHTLRMRLMREHLGVDVDLLDMVERRFSEIESFASTDLGLTASTLKGAQHGDNRLSAMIELGTRYLLKEYDGTEKFKSILTKNSSAGGPLSEKMQESFGVIDVNDNSNNLDDIPYIYSFNHRASKENIGIRDRKPFSTDTRVTTPEHRSDVLGYGEDKYQSDFYVDSKAKVNSFLRKAAEAASEDGLLPYYEDVIEFLNEEDENVSIDELNRERWVMLKRLFYMQKLESKKAYDAREQTSPSPEDAERNSATARDIKLESIPATTLSDDEIKEIDKNILPQTVTDFVDPYSFEDPLDIDFFEGMWMPQSIRNTMLYEMVFHVQPDDSVLIWKEYKRFQELKQAFMENQKLERGYNESDVDDKYPTYEGDDEVIFEGNLNQDGASDSMPGSSDSAQVHFESSEDKSESKESLLDLKRRTMRRARMTELDRFQRAGSLSGGMGPMMFGGGLVGNYGSMSVYDYETAKKLLGLIKGRVVKFPSKWLKKEVEGSNWFYKADKLPPIQIYN
- a CDS encoding uncharacterized protein (BUSCO:EOG093404DJ) encodes the protein MSLADQLAHISQEAHDVALDRNRRSELHSISFLYDPHYAATQDYESIFAESLEALQKLQTLDKRFSRFRDTIFSDLSVSIDRLTQTKEQNKNIDKTINVFLSLLAPYWHLAISVKAAEWPLRRFSMNVYNSEFLLLTALPYFDQPIFERILYVIPKLPMIFQWLSGFKKAQRCPARTTITRSFSDIDFFNLYSKFINQEVAHHNQYRKQLVFFVVMTVSGLASLASSNSDHLADFISLSLESTSTLMVSKDQESCVSAFTILSAVSSAVPLSREVIMASIDTIILSFDGDLSIASFRCILKLYQNIQSDSLAPLRSSTVNGLPKELLSPGSDYLHLIRFTRYSNKFVTSYLRALIIAGKSIESSVFDSLRFDFHFTKKQLQLLETDIITHVRDSSSGGQEFVSFLKFLIDQDKQQFLSVLNQSKMSVENLEMLVQSTLLLVEDIEDLSQQDSGDSVTVSIDDETESDVDLLSLFEDHKTDVATFLSSDSVINTSFHDLQSIYLRSIQVQSEGLFLDTSFKDVDQRISFLLRVASGSQIPIRGRINSLGQLKKLIEGLDPTVFVYSILPVLCTLFLDPNPKMRSQAVDVLEVIHSRPKSNAKRILLEHMYGSANVAMISPKDGSIFISKLLINKQLFKLDAESLLQSFHSIIGSKKLAQMVLAFFASHTTIVDVPDIKAKLLKITSAGCLSLKGASSPSELFSDLLSSYLKERSQWKEKCEVTSSDFDVFELQIIELVREKENNLSALTLLEEALVSPFEHLASVSQHRLVQIFPTLKFEHQIRIISYLLEDGLKDDSAVKYDPLELLENLQLSDAIFVQLLKGSVVGTSSSQPQNNVPKRRRRSSASARQAMKETEVSSLANLHLRKVTILLDLLFFFSSKQTFKPSLDLLKFLFTILDDLETLSMDGKLPVLYSQETLASCMLNVINTMKESQLSIDNTSAIRADIIVSSIRSSDSPQVQNKLLLVIAALASLSPELVLHSVMPIFTFMGAHTIRQDDEFSTHVVEETILCVVPALASTAKSGMAEEVDFLLTSFVGAFPHIPRHRRVRLFTTLARTLSSQLSVYLILFLCGQQYANAYAKHKMANCSALTDFSSIFLQSFTPEEQLDAARRYLALWKDLPEDVVEKGSKTFGELTSRVIFGPSIVAMNKSELYNLRKGLLSYLRHSLVDFKSTSDIPKLRLKITSEFLQNGSSEENLSVFSGLIKDVLGLADEYSNSFEDEEILKKFYKLLGDILSLLPIQYFVKSISSILIAPSASMRTKQHVANLASAKFELEHIDNTYAQEGISILTPILLDAIISCENVELSQACFDTLASFFQRFHDRLESELLLRSLDVAVGESGLLSKSGPELTIAAINCVTSVVTVAGVKIIGYFPKIISSLYKIFETTTDAADGSDEEESARLIQISILVLFSAMMRKIPNFLTPNVQDFTDITFRAKLVPDSIRNTVLATMVNSVDSKTVLSALCKLWSKVSDLDAATIGLFLSTLDLEVDKLDKKTAITESSMFTRFFLNALEFQGTSKFDINTVNRIESSISKCGIQYVLKLNDKNFRPLFASIVRWAFDGEGVVTSINEIERLQSFFKFFNKLQEQLRSIITTYFSYLLDSTESLLDRFSKGSIDNILLKRLVFISLTSSFKYDQSEYWQTSTRFTPISKCLCDQLTNVEDTIGKHLVKALTALVQTASSEEHNKQVNDLLMSHMKAECKPKEKFWTVRTLKNIYKKMGENWLSLLPQLVPLIAELLEDDDEEVEMEVRTGLAKVIEDVMGEPLDRYLQ